In a genomic window of Chryseobacterium sp. G0162:
- a CDS encoding DUF2062 domain-containing protein — MSLAEVQNAISERKICVLIPTYNNEKTLKRVIDGVLDYTESIIVVNDGSTDSTPQILSQYPQITIISLPENKGKGNGLKTGFRKAKELGYNHAITIDSDGQHYPDDIPVFVEALLQEDEEVILIGNRNMSQDGIPKKSSFGNRFSNFWFWFETGIKLEDTQSGYRLYPLHKIPKKYFTPKFEFEIEIIVRTAWRHVPVKNVPIKVLYDPAERVSHFRPFKDFTRISILNTILVTITLFYIIPRNFVNNFKKKSFKRFIKEDVLESDGTNRTKAFSIALGVFIGLSPFWGFQTLLVISLSVLFKLNKVLAFVASNVSLPPFIPFIIAASLFLGAPFVDGDSNFLSQDLNFDLIKNNLLQYVIGSFILSTTLSAIAGISTFLFLNKLNPENN, encoded by the coding sequence ATGTCCCTTGCTGAAGTACAGAATGCAATTTCTGAAAGGAAAATCTGCGTTTTAATACCTACCTACAATAATGAAAAGACCCTGAAAAGGGTCATTGACGGTGTTCTGGATTACACCGAAAGTATTATTGTCGTGAATGACGGTTCTACCGATTCTACCCCTCAGATTCTGAGCCAATATCCTCAGATCACAATAATCTCCTTACCTGAGAACAAAGGAAAGGGAAACGGGCTTAAAACAGGCTTCAGAAAGGCAAAAGAATTAGGTTATAACCATGCCATCACTATAGATTCTGATGGGCAGCATTATCCAGATGATATTCCTGTATTTGTAGAGGCTCTTCTTCAGGAAGATGAAGAGGTTATTTTGATTGGAAACAGAAATATGTCTCAGGATGGCATTCCAAAGAAAAGCAGTTTCGGAAATAGGTTTTCTAACTTCTGGTTTTGGTTTGAAACCGGAATTAAACTGGAAGACACGCAATCCGGGTATAGGCTCTATCCTTTGCATAAAATTCCAAAAAAATATTTTACCCCTAAGTTTGAATTTGAAATTGAGATCATTGTAAGAACCGCCTGGAGACATGTTCCCGTAAAAAATGTTCCGATAAAAGTCTTATATGATCCTGCAGAACGTGTTTCTCACTTCAGACCGTTTAAAGATTTTACCAGAATCAGTATTCTGAATACTATTTTGGTAACCATCACCCTATTCTACATTATTCCGAGGAACTTCGTGAATAATTTCAAAAAAAAAAGCTTTAAAAGGTTCATAAAAGAAGATGTACTGGAAAGCGACGGAACTAACCGTACCAAAGCTTTTTCCATTGCACTGGGAGTTTTTATCGGACTTTCTCCTTTCTGGGGATTTCAGACTTTACTTGTGATCAGCTTATCTGTACTTTTTAAACTGAATAAAGTGCTGGCATTTGTAGCTTCAAATGTGAGCCTTCCGCCCTTTATTCCTTTTATTATTGCCGCCTCTTTATTTCTGGGTGCTCCGTTTGTTGATGGAGACAGTAATTTCCTTAGCCAGGATCTTAATTTTGACTTGATTAAAAATAATTTGCTTCAATATGTGATTGGAAGCTTTATCCTGAGCACCACACTATCTGCTATCGCCGGAATAAGTACTTTTCTTTTCCTGAATAAACTGAATCCCGAGAATAATTAG
- a CDS encoding 3-hydroxyacyl-ACP dehydratase — translation MQTILTDFYTLTSYEKADNGSFVAHIHLNKDHDIFKGHFPGNPVTPGVCMMQIIKELTEEFTGSKLFLKTASNVKFMAIINPFETPDLKLQLDITEDDEDVKVKNVTSFGETIALKLSVSYKKLMS, via the coding sequence ATGCAAACCATTCTTACAGATTTTTATACGCTTACATCATACGAAAAGGCAGACAACGGAAGTTTTGTCGCTCATATCCATTTAAATAAGGATCATGATATTTTTAAGGGACATTTTCCAGGAAACCCTGTAACTCCGGGAGTTTGTATGATGCAGATCATTAAAGAACTGACCGAAGAATTTACAGGTTCAAAATTATTTTTAAAAACAGCCTCCAATGTAAAGTTTATGGCGATCATTAATCCTTTTGAAACTCCTGATCTGAAACTTCAGCTGGATATTACAGAAGATGATGAAGATGTTAAAGTAAAAAATGTAACCTCTTTTGGCGAGACTATTGCATTGAAATTGTCTGTAAGCTATAAAAAATTAATGTCATGA
- a CDS encoding LolA family protein: MIKNIAFGAFLLISGFFFAQNTAMSGAEAKAFVSKVSADTKEIKTLQSDFTQTKKMDFLDKSIVTYGKMSLQTPNMLSWKYTKPYQYSIVFKSNKIYINDQGKKSSVDAKSKTFEKINKLIVGSSNGTMFNDPEFTVTYFKNGNYNVAKFVPKTSQLLKYIKQIELYFPKNQSTVSQVNMTEASGDTTNIVFKNTKINASIPASEFTL; encoded by the coding sequence ATGATTAAAAATATTGCTTTTGGAGCATTTTTATTAATTTCCGGTTTCTTTTTTGCCCAAAACACGGCAATGTCAGGAGCAGAGGCTAAAGCATTCGTATCGAAAGTTTCAGCAGACACCAAGGAAATTAAAACTTTGCAGAGTGATTTTACCCAGACTAAAAAAATGGATTTTCTGGATAAAAGCATTGTTACTTACGGAAAAATGTCTCTACAGACGCCCAATATGCTAAGCTGGAAATACACCAAGCCTTATCAATACAGCATTGTTTTTAAAAGCAATAAGATCTACATCAATGATCAGGGGAAAAAATCATCTGTAGATGCTAAGAGTAAAACTTTTGAAAAGATCAACAAACTGATTGTTGGCAGTTCAAACGGAACCATGTTCAATGATCCGGAATTTACAGTAACGTATTTCAAAAACGGGAATTACAATGTGGCGAAGTTTGTTCCGAAGACTTCTCAGTTGCTCAAATATATTAAGCAGATTGAACTTTATTTCCCTAAAAACCAGTCTACGGTTTCCCAAGTGAATATGACCGAAGCGTCCGGGGATACTACCAATATTGTTTTTAAAAATACCAAGATCAATGCTTCGATTCCTGCGTCAGAATTTACTTTATAG
- a CDS encoding polysaccharide deacetylase family protein: protein MKHYSFILFYLFCNVFIYAFQGSFWVYIACFLAFSAVVVWGSFAIELGYFVNSITHKRTKIKEVALTFDDGPTEFTPKFLDLLKEREIKATFFCIGKQIEKYPETFQRIINEGHAIGNHTLSHSNSTGFLSTSKMIAEIENCDEVMRNIGNLRTDLYRPPFGVTNPSIAKAIQRTHKISIGWNVRSLDTITDDEKKIYKRITKGLRKGSIILLHDTSEKTYRVLTDLLVFLADKKYSTFTVDSITNSRKND from the coding sequence ATGAAACATTATTCATTCATCCTATTTTATCTCTTCTGTAACGTTTTTATCTATGCGTTTCAGGGAAGTTTTTGGGTGTATATTGCATGTTTCCTGGCCTTTTCTGCCGTAGTGGTTTGGGGATCATTTGCTATTGAACTGGGATATTTTGTCAACAGTATTACTCATAAAAGAACAAAAATTAAGGAAGTTGCCCTCACTTTTGATGATGGTCCTACTGAATTCACTCCTAAGTTTTTAGACTTACTTAAAGAACGTGAAATAAAGGCAACTTTTTTCTGTATCGGAAAACAGATTGAAAAATATCCTGAAACATTTCAGAGAATTATTAATGAAGGACATGCCATTGGAAATCATACTTTATCCCATTCCAATTCAACCGGCTTTTTATCGACTTCAAAAATGATTGCAGAGATTGAAAACTGTGATGAAGTTATGAGAAATATTGGGAACCTGCGAACAGATTTATACAGGCCTCCTTTCGGAGTTACCAATCCGAGCATTGCCAAAGCGATACAGCGAACTCATAAAATCAGCATCGGCTGGAACGTCCGTTCTCTGGACACCATTACTGATGATGAAAAGAAAATCTATAAAAGAATAACTAAAGGTCTTAGAAAAGGAAGCATTATTCTCCTTCACGACACCTCAGAAAAAACGTATCGTGTGCTGACAGATTTATTAGTATTTTTGGCGGATAAAAAGTATTCAACCTTTACCGTTGATTCCATTACAAATTCAAGAAAAAATGATTAA
- a CDS encoding beta-ketoacyl synthase N-terminal-like domain-containing protein, which translates to MSAVYINSASCISVQDTLNENILQNLKPENSVKLVKAIEPNYKEFIPPAMIRRMSKTVKMSSVASHYALKEAGIEQPDAIIVGTGMGCSQDSEKFLKNVIDNHEEFLTPTFFIQSTHNTVAGQIALGLQCHAYNFTYVNTSSSLEFSFLDAQLQINDGEAENVLVGSTDEQTDRTMELYCLNNTIKKESDFPVDYLHSTTHGVIWGEGASFFVIGKDKTENSYAKLTDIKISNRVELQETTVFIEDFLTKNHLSAQDIDAVILGFSGDADSDLYYKKAMDLFPDSALLYYKHLSGEFNTASGFSTFMACHILKEQQIPEIMMINSERKEEVKNVLLYNHLAGSDHSLVLLERA; encoded by the coding sequence ATGAGTGCAGTATACATTAACAGTGCATCCTGTATCTCAGTTCAGGACACTTTAAATGAAAATATTCTTCAGAATCTTAAGCCGGAAAATTCGGTGAAGCTGGTTAAAGCCATAGAACCTAATTATAAAGAGTTCATTCCTCCAGCTATGATCAGGAGAATGTCCAAAACTGTAAAAATGAGCTCTGTAGCATCACATTACGCTTTAAAAGAAGCCGGAATTGAACAACCGGATGCTATTATTGTAGGAACCGGTATGGGATGTTCACAGGATTCTGAAAAGTTTCTGAAAAACGTAATTGATAATCATGAGGAGTTTTTAACCCCTACATTTTTTATCCAATCCACTCATAATACCGTGGCTGGTCAGATTGCGCTGGGATTACAATGCCATGCCTACAACTTTACCTACGTTAACACCTCTTCATCACTGGAGTTTTCATTTTTGGATGCACAACTTCAGATCAATGACGGTGAAGCTGAAAATGTTCTGGTTGGATCTACTGATGAGCAAACTGACAGAACAATGGAACTTTACTGTCTGAATAATACAATTAAAAAAGAATCAGATTTTCCTGTGGATTATCTGCATTCTACTACCCATGGTGTTATCTGGGGAGAAGGAGCAAGCTTTTTTGTTATTGGAAAAGATAAAACAGAAAATTCCTATGCAAAACTGACTGATATTAAAATCAGTAATAGAGTGGAACTGCAAGAGACAACAGTTTTTATAGAGGATTTTTTAACAAAGAATCATCTTTCAGCACAAGATATTGATGCTGTAATTTTAGGGTTCAGTGGTGATGCAGACTCTGATCTTTATTACAAAAAAGCTATGGACTTGTTTCCAGATTCTGCCTTATTGTATTACAAACACCTGAGTGGGGAATTCAATACGGCGAGTGGTTTTTCTACGTTTATGGCTTGTCATATCCTTAAAGAACAGCAAATTCCGGAAATAATGATGATTAACTCAGAGAGAAAAGAAGAAGTGAAAAATGTACTTCTTTACAATCATCTCGCAGGCAGCGATCATAGTTTGGTATTGCTGGAAAGAGCATAA
- a CDS encoding beta-ketoacyl-[acyl-carrier-protein] synthase family protein: MSQKIAITGMGIISSIGNNVEENFISLQSGKHGISDIQMFETRHAGAIKTGEIKLSNEELVQKLQLSEDNNITRTSLLGMVAAQEAVESAGISDINGYRTGLISSTSVGGMDITEKYFYSYEDFPEKQKYIDAHDAGNSSLAIADHLGIKGMVSTISTACSSAANAIMMGAKLIKNGVLDRVIVGGTDSLSKFTLNGFNTLMILTDSYNTPFDNDRKGLNLGEAAAFLVLESEEVVKKENKQVLAYLSGYGNANDAHHQTASSENGQGAFLAMQQALKISGLKKEDIDYINVHGTATPNNDLSEGIAMIRIFGEDNVPEFSSTKAFTGHTLAAAAGIEAVFSILAMQHSVIFPNLNFKTKMEEFNLIPVTELKEKNIHHVLSNSFGFGGNCSTLIFSKS; this comes from the coding sequence ATGAGTCAAAAAATTGCCATAACAGGAATGGGCATCATTTCCTCCATCGGAAACAATGTGGAGGAAAATTTTATTTCCTTACAATCTGGAAAACATGGTATTTCAGATATTCAAATGTTTGAAACCCGTCATGCCGGAGCTATTAAAACTGGTGAAATAAAATTATCTAATGAGGAACTTGTACAGAAACTTCAGCTTAGTGAAGATAACAACATAACAAGAACTTCTTTATTAGGAATGGTTGCTGCGCAAGAAGCTGTAGAAAGTGCCGGAATCTCAGACATCAACGGTTACAGAACCGGACTGATCTCCTCCACCAGTGTCGGAGGAATGGATATTACCGAAAAATACTTCTATTCTTACGAAGACTTTCCTGAAAAGCAAAAATACATTGACGCTCATGATGCCGGAAATTCCTCATTGGCTATTGCCGATCATTTAGGAATAAAAGGCATGGTTTCTACCATAAGTACAGCTTGTTCATCTGCAGCTAATGCCATTATGATGGGAGCCAAACTTATTAAAAACGGAGTCTTGGATCGTGTTATCGTTGGGGGAACAGATTCCCTTTCAAAGTTTACATTAAACGGTTTTAATACCCTAATGATCCTTACAGATTCTTACAATACTCCTTTCGACAATGACAGAAAAGGGTTAAACCTTGGTGAAGCAGCCGCTTTCTTAGTCCTTGAATCCGAAGAAGTTGTTAAAAAGGAAAACAAACAGGTACTTGCTTATCTTTCCGGATATGGAAACGCTAATGATGCTCATCACCAGACCGCATCTTCAGAAAACGGACAAGGCGCATTCTTAGCAATGCAACAAGCTTTAAAAATTTCAGGCTTGAAAAAAGAAGACATCGATTATATCAACGTTCATGGAACAGCAACTCCTAATAATGATTTATCTGAAGGAATTGCCATGATCAGAATATTTGGAGAAGATAATGTCCCTGAATTCAGCTCTACAAAAGCATTTACAGGACATACATTAGCTGCCGCTGCCGGAATTGAAGCTGTATTTTCAATTTTAGCAATGCAGCACAGTGTAATCTTCCCGAACCTGAATTTCAAAACGAAAATGGAAGAATTTAATCTGATACCGGTTACTGAACTGAAGGAGAAAAATATCCATCATGTTCTTTCCAATTCATTTGGATTTGGTGGAAACTGTTCAACCTTAATTTTCTCGAAATCATGA
- a CDS encoding phosphopantetheine-binding protein, whose translation MENLKTELKHKIIEVLNLEDVSVEEIKDTDPLFGGGLGLDSIDALELIVLLDKDYGIKLADPKKGKEIFQSIDTMAKFIEDNRTK comes from the coding sequence ATGGAAAACTTAAAAACTGAATTGAAGCACAAAATTATCGAAGTTCTTAACCTTGAAGACGTTTCTGTAGAGGAAATCAAAGATACAGATCCTTTGTTCGGAGGTGGATTAGGATTAGATTCTATTGATGCTTTGGAATTAATCGTTCTTCTTGACAAAGATTACGGAATAAAATTAGCCGATCCTAAAAAAGGAAAGGAAATTTTCCAATCTATCGATACCATGGCTAAATTCATCGAAGACAACAGGACAAAATAA
- a CDS encoding 3-oxoacyl-ACP synthase gives MMKKISSCTIEHSKITVDGNLIFETENNTFPEFAKEAYKTLELSYPKFHKMDHLSKLAFLAAEMILKEEDHSRTALIFANKSSSLDTDFKYQESINSQENYFPSPAVFVYTLPNICVGEISIKHKMQTENAFFVLDEFDEKFLTDYSEQILQSGKADKVLCGWVELFQENYKAFVYLLTL, from the coding sequence ATGATGAAGAAAATAAGCAGCTGCACTATAGAACATTCAAAAATAACCGTTGATGGAAACCTTATTTTTGAAACTGAAAATAATACATTCCCGGAATTTGCTAAAGAAGCCTATAAAACTTTAGAACTCAGCTATCCGAAATTTCACAAAATGGATCATTTGAGTAAATTGGCCTTTCTAGCTGCCGAAATGATTTTAAAAGAGGAAGATCACAGCAGAACAGCGCTGATTTTTGCTAACAAATCATCGAGTCTGGATACTGATTTCAAGTATCAGGAAAGTATCAATTCCCAGGAAAACTACTTTCCCAGCCCGGCAGTCTTTGTTTATACCCTACCTAACATCTGTGTAGGGGAAATCAGTATTAAACACAAAATGCAGACTGAAAATGCCTTTTTTGTTTTGGATGAATTTGATGAAAAATTTTTAACCGATTATAGCGAACAAATCCTTCAATCCGGAAAAGCGGATAAAGTATTATGTGGCTGGGTTGAATTATTTCAGGAAAATTACAAAGCTTTTGTATATTTGCTAACCTTGTAA
- a CDS encoding beta-ketoacyl synthase N-terminal-like domain-containing protein, with translation MKKETYITDYNCVTPLGFNVDSNWRALLAGESGVALHKIIESQDAFYASGINSEKLNEEFGRIFDQNSHQEFTRLEKMLLLSMKPLVEKHNITEDTALILSTTKGNISLLKNQTELPEGVYLSQLAQKIADFFGFKTQPIVVSNACVSGVMAIAVAKNMIQAGKYKDAFVIAGDEITEFVISGFNSFQAIGSEPCKPYDKNRNGINIGEAAAAVYITAESSENEKFSFKVLGDSAINDANHISGPSRTGDGLYGSIRNAMIEANVSAEQIDFISAHGTATLYNDEMESIAFGRMNLQNVPLNSMKGYYGHCLGASGLLESIISMESALQNTLIPSKNFEEMGVSQPLNIIRENQTATIKYILKTASGFGGCNAAIVLEKC, from the coding sequence ATGAAGAAGGAAACTTATATCACAGACTACAATTGCGTCACTCCTCTTGGTTTTAATGTAGATTCTAACTGGAGGGCACTTTTAGCCGGAGAATCTGGAGTTGCTTTACATAAAATTATAGAAAGTCAGGATGCTTTTTATGCCTCTGGGATCAATTCTGAAAAACTGAATGAAGAATTTGGTAGAATTTTCGATCAAAATAGCCATCAGGAATTTACAAGGCTGGAAAAAATGCTCCTGCTAAGCATGAAACCACTTGTTGAAAAGCATAATATAACTGAAGACACCGCTCTTATTCTTTCTACAACAAAAGGAAATATAAGCTTATTAAAAAATCAAACTGAATTACCTGAAGGCGTTTATCTATCACAATTAGCACAAAAGATTGCGGACTTTTTCGGTTTTAAAACCCAACCTATTGTTGTTTCCAATGCTTGTGTTTCTGGCGTAATGGCTATTGCCGTAGCTAAGAATATGATTCAGGCAGGGAAATATAAAGATGCTTTTGTAATTGCAGGGGATGAAATCACAGAATTTGTAATTTCCGGCTTCAATTCATTTCAGGCTATTGGTTCAGAACCTTGCAAACCTTATGATAAAAACCGTAACGGAATCAATATTGGGGAAGCGGCAGCAGCAGTTTATATCACTGCAGAATCTTCCGAGAATGAAAAATTCAGTTTTAAAGTATTGGGGGATTCAGCCATCAATGATGCCAACCATATTTCCGGACCTTCCAGAACGGGAGATGGTCTATACGGAAGTATCCGAAATGCAATGATAGAAGCGAATGTCTCCGCAGAACAAATTGATTTTATATCTGCTCATGGAACAGCAACATTATACAACGACGAAATGGAAAGTATCGCCTTCGGAAGAATGAATCTTCAAAACGTTCCTTTAAACAGTATGAAGGGCTATTACGGGCACTGCCTGGGTGCTTCCGGTCTTCTGGAAAGCATTATTTCTATGGAAAGTGCTCTTCAAAATACCTTGATCCCCTCTAAAAATTTTGAAGAAATGGGAGTCTCTCAACCGTTGAATATTATCAGAGAAAATCAGACTGCAACGATTAAATATATTTTGAAAACAGCTTCTGGCTTTGGAGGCTGTAATGCGGCGATTGTTTTGGAAAAATGCTAA
- a CDS encoding acyl-CoA thioesterase, translating into MQSNENILTCTEEVRVRFNETDPLGIVWHGHYIVYFEDGREAFGRQHGLTYLDIQNAGYVTPIVKSTCEHFLPLKYGETFRIVTTFVNSVSAKLIYKYELFNQEDKLVCSGETIQVFLDSNGSLCLYNPEFFQTWKDKMGLS; encoded by the coding sequence ATGCAGTCTAACGAAAATATATTAACCTGTACTGAAGAAGTAAGAGTACGATTCAACGAGACAGACCCGCTGGGAATTGTCTGGCATGGTCATTACATCGTTTATTTTGAAGATGGAAGAGAAGCCTTCGGACGCCAGCATGGCCTTACCTACCTTGATATTCAGAATGCGGGATATGTAACGCCTATTGTAAAAAGCACCTGCGAACATTTTCTGCCTTTAAAATATGGAGAAACCTTCAGAATTGTAACCACTTTTGTTAATTCTGTTTCTGCCAAGCTTATTTATAAATATGAGCTTTTCAATCAGGAAGACAAATTGGTATGCAGTGGAGAAACCATTCAGGTATTTTTAGACAGCAACGGAAGTTTATGTCTGTACAACCCGGAATTTTTTCAAACCTGGAAAGATAAAATGGGACTATCATGA
- a CDS encoding ABC transporter permease has translation MLLYKLWRSFIKEILLLKRDIGGIVIIFVMPLLLIVTITLIQDSTFKNLEGSKIPIIFIDNDKSEVSKNIKGELENSKTFQLLMNFNEKSAQDAVFSGDYQMAIVIPEDLTKDLNSNIDSKVQAIVSSFGLEGDSAKTKIETPKTKEIHLYFDPATNAGFKNSVMNSVNKMVFEIENKKIYKAFQDQLGTTENLEENKNLISFKEITPKKGEMDVIPNSVQHNVPAWTLFAIFFIVVPLSINLVKEKSQGTSVRARISPTPYFVHILGKTFTYLIICLIQFLLMVAVGIYLFPYMDLPAFDVSGKMFQLVTVTLFAGLAAIGFGVLLGTIADTQEQSAPFGATSVVVLAAIGGIWVPVFLMPEFMQTVAKFSPMNWGLNAYYDIILRNSGIGGIAKELVFLFLFYLVTVAISIFYERKLHNI, from the coding sequence ATGTTGTTGTATAAACTGTGGAGAAGTTTTATTAAAGAAATTCTTCTCCTGAAAAGAGATATCGGAGGAATTGTCATTATTTTTGTCATGCCGTTACTTTTGATTGTAACCATTACCCTGATTCAGGATTCTACCTTTAAAAACCTTGAAGGTTCTAAGATTCCAATCATTTTCATTGACAATGATAAATCCGAGGTTTCCAAAAATATAAAAGGCGAACTGGAAAACAGTAAAACATTCCAGCTGCTAATGAATTTCAATGAAAAATCAGCACAAGATGCGGTATTTTCTGGAGACTACCAGATGGCTATCGTTATCCCTGAAGATCTTACGAAAGATTTAAATTCCAATATCGATTCAAAAGTTCAGGCGATTGTAAGTTCATTTGGATTGGAAGGTGATTCTGCAAAAACGAAAATAGAAACTCCGAAAACCAAAGAGATTCATTTGTATTTTGACCCGGCGACCAATGCAGGATTCAAAAACTCAGTGATGAACTCAGTGAACAAAATGGTTTTTGAGATCGAGAATAAAAAAATCTATAAAGCTTTCCAGGATCAGTTGGGAACAACGGAAAACCTTGAGGAAAATAAAAACCTCATCAGTTTCAAAGAAATCACTCCTAAAAAAGGAGAAATGGACGTTATACCGAATTCTGTTCAGCACAACGTCCCTGCCTGGACGCTTTTTGCTATCTTTTTCATCGTAGTCCCTTTATCCATCAATCTTGTAAAAGAAAAAAGCCAGGGAACAAGCGTAAGAGCGAGAATAAGCCCTACTCCTTACTTCGTTCATATCTTAGGAAAGACATTTACCTATCTTATTATCTGTCTTATTCAGTTCTTACTGATGGTGGCTGTAGGGATCTATCTTTTCCCCTATATGGATCTTCCGGCGTTTGATGTATCCGGAAAAATGTTTCAGCTTGTCACGGTAACCTTATTTGCAGGACTTGCAGCTATTGGATTTGGAGTATTGCTGGGAACCATTGCAGACACTCAGGAACAATCAGCACCTTTTGGAGCTACATCTGTGGTAGTATTAGCCGCAATTGGAGGAATCTGGGTTCCGGTATTTTTAATGCCTGAATTTATGCAAACTGTAGCCAAGTTCTCTCCTATGAACTGGGGATTGAACGCATATTATGATATTATTTTAAGAAACAGTGGAATCGGCGGGATTGCCAAAGAGCTTGTATTCTTATTTTTATTTTATCTTGTCACCGTAGCCATTTCTATTTTTTACGAAAGGAAGCTTCATAATATTTAA
- a CDS encoding ABC transporter ATP-binding protein — MAENMIEIKNLYKKYKNSDEFSVNDISLNIDKNEIYGILGPNGAGKTTLISMLSGLIKPTSGQFTINGLSPQKDSFKIRQITGIVPQEYALYPTLTAKENLMFFGSLYGLKHKQLTKAIDDSLEIMGLSKFANKQVGQFSGGMKRRCNLIAGTLHNPKVLFLDEPTVGVDVQSKKVIIDFLLELNKNGTCIIYTSHHLSEAEEFCTKIAIIDRGRIHAVGTPEELVSQIAHAENLEDVFISLTGKELRDVVV; from the coding sequence ATGGCAGAGAATATGATTGAGATTAAAAATCTATATAAAAAATACAAAAATTCCGACGAATTTTCTGTGAATGATATCTCTTTGAATATCGACAAAAATGAGATCTATGGAATTCTTGGACCCAACGGAGCAGGGAAAACCACTTTGATTTCCATGCTTTCGGGATTAATTAAGCCTACTTCAGGACAATTCACAATCAACGGGCTGTCTCCACAAAAAGACAGTTTTAAGATCAGACAGATCACAGGAATTGTTCCTCAGGAATATGCTCTTTATCCCACCCTGACAGCCAAAGAAAATTTAATGTTTTTCGGAAGTTTATATGGTTTAAAACATAAGCAACTTACCAAGGCCATTGATGATTCCCTGGAAATTATGGGACTTTCAAAATTTGCCAATAAACAGGTCGGACAGTTCTCTGGAGGAATGAAACGCCGTTGCAACCTCATTGCCGGAACTCTTCACAATCCGAAAGTTTTATTTTTAGATGAACCTACCGTGGGAGTAGATGTACAGTCTAAAAAAGTAATCATTGATTTCCTTTTAGAACTGAATAAAAACGGGACATGCATCATCTATACTTCCCACCATCTTTCTGAAGCAGAAGAATTCTGTACCAAGATTGCTATTATTGACAGAGGGAGAATTCATGCCGTGGGAACTCCTGAAGAACTAGTTTCACAAATTGCCCATGCAGAAAACCTTGAAGATGTTTTCATTTCATTAACCGGAAAAGAATTAAGAGATGTTGTTGTATAA